Genomic window (Argopecten irradians isolate NY chromosome 2, Ai_NY, whole genome shotgun sequence):
tataacaaattatttctgTATAAACCGCTTGGCGCTTGTGTTGCCTGTTCGGCCGTTGGCCTGCAACCGACACTTGACTTTTTGTAATCGTAAAGaatatttaaactttttataaaacaatataagtCTAACTAAACATATTTCTATTCTTATTCTGTTCATGGAATTAAGATATTGAATAAACTGCGAGCTAATTACGAGTAAACACGTAGGCTAGTGAACTCgttttcttcaaacatgaacAAAGGGAGGTCATCAAAACGTCATGTTAGCTGTGTCTGACTTACTATAAAGAGTTGTCGTTCTTTTGGACTCACTTTTACAGCTGTTAGTGAAATGGAGACTCCCGTATATTAGTCCTACATTTGACTTACTATAAAGAGTTGTCGTTCttgtatttgagggataatttAGTTACGCAAATGCgggattctgtgaaatgaaaatggataaagttgtttcaaaaatttgtatcaaaaaagggcgtTGCTGTTAAAAATAAGCtatcaatcattttatttttaacggCAATGAAATTACTTTAGTTTTAATATGAAACAGGTTTGCAAGACTACTGTAGCCTACACCAACAATGTTAGGGGTATACCACGAcaagacacttttggaacattacgtcgtgtctaacctctaacttccaataggccatttacccgatgctgagggtaacattttcaaagtttggattgtgacaatataaaaagtttaaatcatatctaaatcgtcatcaatgtcaaatacctacctctatttcataaatcaacaagtattttgacaaaatcggcagtaaaattcatcaaaaacaaatattttcatatcctaacgtaaactttcatgacacagacaaaacttcatgatgaaagcgATCCGGCCGGTTAATAGAAAAAACAaattgcaaagtccccaaaacgctTGATCTGCCTATACTTTTACTTCCATTCTGCCCGCTTGAATTCATGTtccgttttttgtagtaaccagccgccatatttaaatctaggtcaaaatgttacggaaaggattcatcatatctaatctgctaaaatactattttatgaggcctAAAGTTATGGTTCTACTATATAAGTGGGATCattaatacctaaactgtaagtacacatcgatgttatcactgttagagctatagatattgatataATTGCATTTTTCCTTCCGCTttcatctgacgtcggaagctgcatcaaagaaataggccttcggaaatgagagtcgacagtcagcaaagtaacgtccgataaaaaaacggctgaccagtcgactctcatgttatgggagtaacTGTAGCTTTGATTAAATTTGCATTTGCAACTTGTAAAGCTGTAAGCATTTTGAAAGGTGCTAAATTTAAAAAGGTGCTCTAAATTTATTTCCaatgaattatataattttaggcaaagaaattttgctgtatttttcaaattttatgtaaatattttcccaaataaagaaaaactctctaaaatatacattttttaagaaaaatgcAATGTAATTTTTTCTCAAATGATAAGGTACAAGCGGAGCCCCTGAAATTAATAAGTCAGAAAATCACTGGTGGCTacagaatatatttatattcacaaactgtgtgaatccttgtagtggattctcacaaaagtttgcaaacaaaatttatttcataacccgatgaagttaaaaaatagttacatcaatgcttaaattaatttttcagactactcaATATCaaaaaatacgtttaaactTACGATaccattgattttccaaaggattattttttctaaatcaatatgcAACATCGACGTCtcttttgtgacgtcatgaaaacgttgggttttcgcgccattctcggattatttcttcatagtatatgaagaaaaataatttggCAATCAGAAAatcggatttagtatgaaaacaaataaaaattaattatttcaatgtgACTGTTATTCTCTGTAGCCTGCTTGCCAGACGAGAAACTCCGAAATCAGTCTTAATGTGCAACACATATACAacacctatatatagctactggATATTGTTTTGATTCCCAGTTTActgagaaagttttccaactcaACAAATACTAAAATAAATTTACGTTACTAAAACATCTCTATCATCAGTTTACTTGGCGAACCTGCGCTCTGTAATATAATATTGCTTTAATGTTgttaatgggactaattcatgtaccatgtgatacatgataacgtttgtgcatgactattgtttctattggtgatggaatgatgtcaaaAGATGAAATCCTGCGCTAACTTCATTTCAGTAGGAAGATTACATAGAGTTACGTTCCATGATCATCAGCACTGGAgatagtcccgcacaaatgttatcaggtatcacatggttcatgaattagtcccattctattcatatatatattaattatatatatacattacattaacTTAAAGGTAGCTATAGGTCAATACTTTTGAAAACAACGCTAATCCACATGACGCTACTCCGGAAGTTGCGAagattgttttgaattccagaatggttttcGATATGCTACGACATTCCACttagatattttttcaattggTGAAAATTGCCTACATATGATgttgaatgtttgaaataatttacggtattttattttatgactggtgcttttgctgtattttgattggcccatacatttctcagaagtattcatcaactgcgatatcgatatcaaccccgaaatcggcggcgaAAAGCACTTGAGGTTACTGAACTCggtccagatacctctcgcgagtccagtaacctgtgtcaaaaatggATTGAGGAAAACTCCCTTGAGATGTTGTGACCTCATACCTGTTCCGATCAAGAAAATTTGGATCACTGTTGCGTTTGTATGTAAGGGTCACTTTATTGTAAGCGCTGAAATGACatatactgtttatattatTGGAGAATggatttaacaaaatttggcttCAACGTCgaaggaaaaagaaaaataccCGATGTATCTGACGAGAAAGGATCAtttacttttgtaacttaagttATAAGTCACAAGTGAATTGCAATaacagggatcaatctaggttttggggAAACTACCCTTCTTCAAGATAAgggaaaagtttggcgaaatataggggaatttgaatcttcttattttggtccataattattattcattttggCGAAAAAGTACTGTTAaacaatgaattttattttaagatttagtaaagcaagattttaagctctaaaatgaaaaatttgagtttatcataaaGTATGCATTAGCTGTTTGAtgaatatgaagaaatttgcaaacagaaatctaaaaaaaaaaaatgtaaaataagtcacaggggaaattgtgttacaaaaaaaCGGTcttttttagcttcaaatggggAATTTGGAAATCTTAAGTGGAATTTAAgccagaggggaattcattccgtgaggggaaatttacccataaacagcaataaatcagagctagattgatccctgaataatcaattaacaaatcataatattaaataataaaggCAACTGacatgatttatttcaatagtaatatgacattatgcaaacaattttttccTTGCAAATAAGTGTTTAAAGTTTGGACAAGTGGATTTGGCTGTCGGACAAGTGGATTTTTAGATTACTTGCCCGAATGGacaaatgtgaaaaaatgatattgtaGAGCGACTAGAGCCCTAGCCTGGGGATCCGGAGTTTCCTTATTCAATGACGTCGGAATAATCTATTATGAAGTCATTATTATTATAGTCGGcaacatatatcaatatatggCGGCTTcaggatatatcacttactcgggttgataactcaccgtatccacctgaaaataggttgataattgtttaaaatcaaataaaagcaatgaagTGAAAATTCAATGATATCTCTGTAGTCTGAGGTTTTTGCGATAACCGttgtaaatgggaatggattttcaaacaccAGACCTTAAGGTTGtcacaataaatgataaaagtaCTAGTCGACCGTCTTGACCAAGATTCAAGAATTCGggaaaaaaaatcgcatacacatttccttaaaacacaaaatttggagaaaataatTAAGATAAACCGACATAAAAATAGGAACTGATGTACTGTGTAAAGTTTTATTTGCAGCTTGATTTTCataaaatagtcaaatatgacccatttgcatcttagcactggatgaaatggggatagggttgtgagttacaaacttcaagcttacaaaattgtgaaaatatgatattttagaaatatattaccttgggtatatcatatacaaatattgtgaaattgacatgggttgtcatttccttttttgtctattctttgattttttagGAGCAAAAATAGGCCAAAACATGATTATGACGTATAGAAACAGTCCTGGGAATTAAAggaaattagttagcatttataaaaatacaatagtttGTATTTTGTTCTATTGTTCGAATTTTTTTCTATGTTTGgccagcaaatttgcatggatggtatatttcaagctcaaatatctcaattgaaattgaggcctcaaaagggggagggggtgctgaatattgtattttgtagatCATTCActttagataatatataaattgacTTCAGCTTTGTTTCTCTTGGTTCTAGGTTGTGAAGATCTTACAACAGAGACGCCGACGGGGAATTACAGAATTTCTAGTACGATGGAGTGGCTTTGGACCACAGGAAGATTCTTGGGAACAAGAAGGGAAATTAACAAATTGCACCCAACTGATTAAAGaatttttgaaatcaaatatggTATGTGTGTTGTGGTGCACTTTTGGTAAACATTATGAGTATATATGGTGTACAGATTGATAAGAAATTTAACCATATATACAAAGGTGATAgaaattgatataatatgttattCCTTATTAAtccttattaattaaaaaacaatcctgaaaaaagtatgattaatccattataaattcattttcttctttttatggTGCCTGCAAAAATGCAGGTATCGCTATGTTCTGTTCAGTATGTTGGCATTTGAGTGAGGCTTCAGTATAATTGATGCAGATATAAAGGTATGAGTCCAGGTAACCTGGTTTCCTTTCTATGAGGTAACTGACAGCCTCAAGTTCCCTTTTACTAATCATGATCAAGCTCAAACTTCATGCTAATCCACCTTACCAAAAGTGATTGCTTGGGATATAATCCGATTTGATTTACAATTTGTTGATCCAAAAGTGCAAGGTTATATTTAATAACTGTTACAAGATCAGAGATATTttataccaaattaaagttgCATTTTAATAATAACTACTTCTCCAGTTTTTCCCAAAGTTTCAAACATGCTCATTTATGTATTGTAGACTCCTACTAAAAAGACAACGAAAAGAGTATCCAGATCACGATCTTCGTCACgctcaaggtcaaggtcaagatCAAGAGGAAGACAATCATCTAAGAGTCGACAGTCTCCTTCAAGGAAGAGGGTTGCTACTCCAGTTCAGGAAAAATCAGTTAGTCTGAGACGGTCAAGGAGGTCAGCTGTAGATGCTGGTGTTGTACAGGAGTCACGTCAAACAACAGTAACAACATCTGTAGGTGTTGCAGTTGCCCTGtcgttaattattttttaaagccAAAATCACATGATTGCATTCTATGGTATAAAAAGCAGTGTTCAAAAGTGATGCTGGACGGACAGTCCAATGCCATGAAAAACATGAAACTTTCAAAAAAGCCAGACCGATGGtctgtgaaataaaattaagcaaaattgtttgaaataagATTTTGATAAAAGACAAGAAATGACTAAATAGAGATTCAAATAGAGATTCCTTTATACTGCTTCCTTCTTCAAAGGTTGTTTGTAAATCTTTGTTTTTACATTCTCACTTATGAAATCTAAACAATTTTCTTCACTTATAATTATTTCCCACAAAAAACGGTCTATGAAAATGC
Coding sequences:
- the LOC138316033 gene encoding chromodomain Y-like protein 2, whose translation is MASDSASDSEYEVVKILQQRRRRGITEFLVRWSGFGPQEDSWEQEGKLTNCTQLIKEFLKSNMTPTKKTTKRVSRSRSSSRSRSRSRSRGRQSSKSRQSPSRKRVATPVQEKSVSLRRSRRSAVDAGVVQESRQTTVTTSRVVEEVKPTNSVVEDVKTTVVKETWTTKTSQTKSTGDHKPAWQPQFPEFLKLNTSDVPVMIIFSCITIITLCFLLEKYVDFEVVWNNLASWCSLIVAQLDRLRPGGDKVSQAKSV